From the genome of Candidatus Dormiibacterota bacterium, one region includes:
- a CDS encoding cystathionine beta-synthase, which produces MTAREATGPTYCENALAAIGNTPLVKLSKTLDGAQCLVLAKIEYMNPGGSVKDRPAHAMLDAAEQADLLRPGGTIVEPTSGNTGTGLAMAAAIRGYRCILVMPDKMSKEKVDLLRAYGAEVVVTPSNVANDSPESYYSVANRLAAEIPGAFQPNQFHNHHNPDAHYHTTGPEIWEQTRGTITHFVAGIGTGGTISGTARYLKERNPNIHVIGADPEGSIYSGDTPRSYAVEGIGLNYLPETVDLKVIDEIVRVSDRESFLMARRITREEGLLVGGSSGTAAVAAVKLAKTLPKDAIVVVIFPDSGRGYMSKIFNDEWMIANGFLSEGKRRATVGDVLRGKTPLPPMITVARDDTVSTALELLRKYEISQIPVMHGHDVIGSINDVAVMQAVFDRADIIHQPVTEVMGRPFPALEQSEEIDRAYKLLTLANPAIVVTDDGESIGVVTRQDVISFLSDTSALAPHH; this is translated from the coding sequence ATGACTGCACGTGAAGCGACGGGACCGACGTACTGCGAGAACGCGCTGGCTGCCATCGGCAACACGCCGCTGGTCAAACTCAGCAAGACGCTCGACGGGGCGCAGTGCCTGGTGCTCGCAAAGATCGAGTACATGAATCCGGGCGGAAGCGTGAAGGACCGGCCCGCGCATGCGATGCTCGACGCCGCCGAGCAGGCCGACCTCCTGAGACCGGGCGGCACGATCGTGGAGCCGACAAGCGGCAACACCGGCACGGGCCTGGCCATGGCGGCGGCGATTCGTGGCTACCGCTGCATTCTCGTGATGCCGGATAAGATGTCGAAGGAAAAGGTCGATCTGCTGCGCGCGTACGGCGCTGAGGTCGTCGTCACGCCGTCCAATGTCGCAAACGACTCGCCGGAGTCCTATTACAGCGTCGCCAACCGGCTCGCGGCGGAGATTCCTGGCGCCTTTCAGCCGAATCAATTTCACAACCATCACAACCCCGACGCGCATTACCACACGACCGGCCCGGAGATTTGGGAGCAGACGCGGGGCACGATCACGCACTTCGTCGCCGGCATCGGAACCGGCGGAACGATCTCGGGAACGGCGCGTTACCTCAAAGAGCGTAACCCCAACATTCACGTCATCGGCGCCGACCCTGAGGGCTCGATCTACTCGGGCGACACGCCGCGCTCGTACGCCGTCGAGGGCATCGGCCTGAACTATCTTCCCGAAACCGTCGACTTGAAGGTGATCGACGAGATCGTCCGCGTCTCCGATCGGGAGTCGTTTCTCATGGCGCGGCGCATCACTCGCGAAGAAGGCCTCCTCGTCGGCGGCTCGTCGGGAACCGCCGCCGTTGCAGCGGTGAAGCTCGCGAAGACGCTGCCCAAGGACGCGATCGTCGTCGTCATCTTCCCCGACTCGGGCCGCGGCTACATGTCGAAGATATTCAACGACGAGTGGATGATCGCTAACGGCTTTTTGAGCGAAGGAAAACGCCGCGCGACCGTCGGCGACGTGCTGCGCGGCAAGACGCCGCTGCCACCGATGATCACGGTCGCTCGAGACGACACCGTAAGCACGGCGCTCGAGCTGCTGCGCAAGTACGAGATCTCGCAGATCCCGGTGATGCACGGTCACGATGTCATCGGCAGCATCAACGACGTTGCCGTCATGCAAGCCGTGTTCGACCGTGCCGACATCATCCACCAGCCCGTAACCGAGGTCATGGGGCGCCCGTTCCCGGCGCTCGAACAGAGCGAAGAGATCGACCGCGCGTACAAGCTGCTGACGCTCGCGAATCCCGCGATCGTCGTCACCGACGACGGCGAGTCCATCGGCGTCGTCACGCGCCAAGACGTCATCTCCTTCCTCTCCGATACCTCGGCACTCGCACCCCACCACTGA
- a CDS encoding RNase adapter RapZ — MNVTVIAFGFKYGIPMELDLLFDVRFLQNPNYDPLLQPRTGSDPDVGAFIERDPALAPFLSRLFPLIDFLLPQYQRQGKDRTTIGFGCTGGRHRSVYVARRLAEHLHASARTVECIARDLEAV; from the coding sequence GTGAACGTCACCGTCATCGCTTTCGGCTTCAAATACGGGATACCGATGGAGCTCGACCTGCTCTTCGACGTGCGTTTTCTCCAGAATCCCAACTACGATCCGCTCCTCCAGCCTCGAACCGGCAGCGATCCCGATGTCGGAGCCTTCATCGAGCGCGATCCCGCTCTCGCGCCGTTCCTCTCCCGTCTTTTCCCGCTCATCGACTTTCTGCTGCCGCAGTACCAGCGCCAAGGGAAGGATCGCACGACGATCGGCTTCGGCTGCACCGGCGGCCGGCACCGCTCGGTCTACGTCGCGCGGCGCCTTGCCGAGCACCTTCACGCGAGCGCGCGGACGGTCGAGTGCATCGCGCGCGATCTGGAGGCCGTTTGA
- a CDS encoding CoB--CoM heterodisulfide reductase iron-sulfur subunit B family protein, with the protein MKVAFYPGCVSKGACPELYVSTQAIAGPLGLQLEELTEAPCTGAGVLSEQNPDLADSLNGLTLAMAESKNADVMTICSTCQGVLSNHNYHLQNDEKRRDKVNATIGDQGYRYSGKAKVKHLLWMLFEDIGLEKIRGAIKRKLTGLKIAPFYGCYILRPEEYLGLRERPERKTYLEQLIALVGAEPVEYRGSTKCCGFPMLTFNREKSLEMGGSHILEAKEKGADMLVTPCPLCHLNLDGQQPDAAKVMRKDIGVPIFHLPQLLGLAFGFSPQELRLNHHVVPTASALEKVELKV; encoded by the coding sequence GTGAAGGTTGCGTTCTATCCCGGATGCGTCTCCAAGGGAGCGTGTCCGGAGCTCTACGTCTCGACACAGGCGATCGCGGGGCCGCTCGGGCTCCAACTGGAGGAGCTCACGGAGGCGCCATGCACGGGGGCGGGCGTCTTGAGCGAACAGAACCCCGACCTCGCAGATTCGCTCAACGGCCTGACTCTCGCGATGGCGGAGAGCAAGAACGCGGACGTCATGACGATCTGTAGCACGTGCCAGGGCGTCCTCTCGAATCACAACTACCATCTTCAAAACGACGAGAAGCGGCGCGACAAGGTCAACGCGACGATCGGCGACCAAGGCTACCGTTATAGCGGCAAGGCGAAGGTCAAGCATTTGCTGTGGATGCTCTTCGAGGACATCGGTCTGGAGAAGATTCGCGGGGCGATCAAGCGTAAGCTGACCGGCCTGAAGATCGCGCCGTTCTACGGATGCTACATTCTGCGCCCGGAGGAGTACCTCGGGCTTCGCGAGCGGCCTGAGCGCAAGACCTATCTCGAGCAGCTCATCGCGCTCGTCGGCGCCGAGCCGGTCGAGTACCGCGGCTCGACGAAATGCTGCGGCTTTCCGATGCTGACGTTCAATCGTGAGAAGTCGCTCGAAATGGGCGGTTCGCACATTCTGGAGGCTAAGGAAAAGGGCGCGGACATGCTCGTGACGCCGTGCCCGCTCTGCCACTTAAACCTCGACGGCCAACAGCCGGACGCCGCCAAAGTGATGCGCAAGGACATCGGCGTTCCGATCTTCCACCTGCCGCAGCTGCTCGGGCTCGCGTTCGGGTTCTCGCCGCAGGAGCTGCGGCTCAACCATCACGTGGTACCGACGGCATCGGCGCTGGAGAAGGTCGAGCTGAAGGTGTAG
- a CDS encoding ABC transporter ATP-binding protein, whose translation MVKRYGEDAVVDAVSFSVESGALFGLLGPNGSGKSTTVKMLCGLVAASAGSARVGGFDSRSRAGAARLQIGYMAQGFALYRDLTCDENLEFCARAYGLSPSVSRARKRVVYELTGTGRFRDQRAGRLSGGWQRRLGLAAALLHDPTVLFLDEPTAGVDPVARRELWDLFYELAAGGKTFFITTHDMDEARRCSRIGYMLEGALLVCGTIAEVRGSHETLEDALVALVGQMQS comes from the coding sequence TTGGTCAAGCGATACGGTGAAGACGCTGTCGTCGACGCCGTCAGCTTCTCCGTCGAGTCCGGGGCGCTCTTCGGCTTGCTGGGGCCGAACGGCAGCGGAAAATCCACGACCGTCAAGATGCTCTGCGGGCTCGTTGCCGCGAGCGCGGGCAGCGCGCGTGTCGGCGGATTCGATTCGCGCAGCCGCGCCGGCGCGGCTCGTCTGCAGATCGGCTATATGGCCCAAGGCTTCGCGCTCTACCGCGATCTCACGTGCGACGAGAACTTGGAGTTCTGCGCGCGCGCATACGGCTTGTCGCCCTCCGTTTCCCGCGCGCGAAAGCGTGTGGTCTACGAACTGACGGGAACTGGTCGATTCAGGGACCAACGCGCCGGCCGCCTCTCGGGCGGATGGCAGCGCCGGCTCGGTCTTGCCGCTGCGCTGCTGCACGACCCGACGGTGCTCTTCCTAGACGAGCCGACGGCGGGCGTCGACCCGGTAGCGCGGCGCGAGCTGTGGGATCTCTTCTACGAGCTTGCCGCCGGCGGAAAGACGTTCTTCATTACGACGCATGATATGGACGAGGCACGACGCTGCTCGCGCATCGGCTATATGCTCGAGGGCGCCCTCCTCGTCTGCGGCACGATTGCCGAGGTGCGCGGCTCGCACGAAACGCTGGAAGATGCGCTCGTTGCTCTCGTGGGCCAGATGCAGTCGTGA
- a CDS encoding PQQ-binding-like beta-propeller repeat protein — protein sequence MKRSRRTAAIFGVVLLGAAPSTWPMYQYFPNHNAVFAGTHAYRWHFDAGGKINGGLAVVGDTLYAETFARQLLAIDRRTGRVRWRTHLPNIAMTTPIVADGLVIVGTGKDNTLLQTRTRLVWGIPGGDEIIAFDADTGRVRWRYHTVGEDMPSPAFVTAGGRDLIIFANGDGHIRALDVRTGRLVFSRYVGGVSTMASAAVADGVVYVLLGFAAGMHLPDHVYAVRASDGHIVWSAPYGNADDSPTVGGVDVYVQDSQYVKGPPAVGAINDVYAISRDRGLLVWARNAGAGYFTNVGTNEQAIAAMLDRDTLFQSLPAARKFAAYEAGQGRPVWVVPTMTAAKMSAVALDGRVYIGDTAGILYTFDEGSGRVLSRRRFPKPFTCSSPVIVGKTLYVADWNDVYALPLR from the coding sequence GTGAAGCGAAGTCGAAGGACAGCAGCAATCTTTGGCGTCGTCCTGCTCGGCGCTGCGCCGAGCACGTGGCCGATGTACCAGTACTTCCCGAACCACAATGCCGTCTTTGCGGGAACCCACGCGTACCGCTGGCACTTCGACGCGGGCGGCAAGATCAACGGCGGTCTTGCCGTCGTCGGTGACACGCTCTACGCGGAGACGTTCGCGAGACAACTCCTCGCAATCGACCGCCGCACCGGCAGGGTGCGCTGGCGGACGCATCTGCCGAACATCGCGATGACGACGCCGATCGTCGCCGACGGGCTCGTGATCGTCGGCACCGGCAAAGACAACACGCTCCTCCAGACGCGCACCCGTCTCGTGTGGGGCATCCCCGGCGGCGACGAGATTATCGCCTTTGACGCGGATACGGGGCGCGTGCGCTGGCGCTATCACACCGTCGGTGAAGACATGCCCAGTCCCGCGTTCGTTACGGCGGGAGGGCGGGATCTCATCATCTTTGCCAACGGCGACGGGCACATTCGCGCGCTCGACGTGCGCACCGGCAGACTCGTGTTTAGCAGGTACGTCGGCGGCGTCTCGACGATGGCCTCGGCGGCAGTGGCTGACGGCGTCGTGTACGTGCTCCTAGGCTTCGCAGCGGGGATGCACCTTCCCGATCACGTCTACGCGGTGCGCGCGAGCGACGGGCACATCGTTTGGAGCGCGCCGTACGGCAACGCTGACGACTCCCCGACGGTAGGCGGCGTCGACGTCTACGTGCAAGATTCTCAGTACGTCAAGGGGCCGCCCGCTGTCGGTGCGATCAACGACGTCTATGCGATCTCGCGCGATCGCGGGCTCCTCGTTTGGGCGCGCAACGCCGGTGCCGGATATTTCACGAACGTGGGCACCAACGAGCAAGCGATTGCGGCGATGCTCGACCGCGATACTCTCTTCCAGTCGCTGCCGGCAGCACGGAAGTTCGCCGCGTACGAAGCGGGCCAAGGAAGGCCGGTGTGGGTCGTTCCCACGATGACAGCCGCGAAGATGAGCGCCGTCGCGCTCGACGGCCGCGTCTATATCGGGGACACCGCCGGTATTCTGTATACCTTCGACGAAGGCAGCGGCCGCGTGCTCTCGCGCCGCCGCTTTCCCAAGCCGTTTACCTGCAGCTCGCCCGTAATCGTCGGCAAGACGCTCTACGTCGCCGACTGGAATGATGTCTACGCGCTGCCGCTGCGCTGA
- a CDS encoding succinate dehydrogenase/fumarate reductase iron-sulfur subunit has translation MKFTIEIGRYNPEGKYAESASGEQGFPAPWDKSPPRRYQTYAVDLPDHAVVLDALIAIREYQDESLAVRCACRSAICGSCAMWVNGHANLACKSKLREFTKDGKTRVEAPPSMPVVRDLVWGMEPFWQKHHAVTPWLEPKQPVPGPREEYRAPNAAMENLIQEVSCINCGCCLMDCESFAVNQEFLGPHALAKAYRYAGDPRDADVHERLGEYSKPGGIWDCTHCYECVQQCPKGVAPLEQILKLRKMAVDAGFTNNAGTRHADAFAESVRDSGRLNELTLMPKSTGFFNIVGQLKTLPSAFNMMRAGKLPPIIHHKIPGVQRIKTIFQRVGGRFK, from the coding sequence ATGAAGTTCACGATCGAAATCGGGCGGTACAACCCGGAAGGGAAGTACGCGGAATCCGCCTCCGGCGAGCAAGGCTTTCCGGCTCCGTGGGACAAGTCGCCGCCGCGCCGGTACCAGACCTATGCGGTCGACCTTCCGGATCACGCGGTCGTCCTCGATGCGCTGATCGCAATTCGCGAGTATCAAGACGAATCGCTCGCCGTACGCTGCGCGTGCCGCAGCGCGATCTGCGGCTCGTGCGCGATGTGGGTGAACGGGCATGCGAATCTCGCCTGCAAGAGCAAGCTCCGGGAATTCACGAAGGACGGCAAGACGCGCGTCGAAGCGCCGCCGTCGATGCCGGTCGTGCGCGATCTCGTCTGGGGCATGGAGCCCTTTTGGCAGAAACACCACGCGGTCACGCCGTGGCTCGAGCCCAAGCAGCCGGTGCCCGGGCCGCGCGAAGAGTACCGCGCTCCTAACGCCGCGATGGAGAATCTCATCCAAGAGGTGAGCTGCATCAACTGCGGCTGCTGCCTGATGGATTGCGAGTCGTTCGCCGTCAACCAAGAATTTCTCGGGCCGCATGCACTTGCGAAGGCGTATCGCTACGCGGGCGACCCGCGCGATGCCGACGTGCACGAGCGCCTCGGCGAATACAGCAAGCCGGGCGGCATCTGGGATTGCACGCACTGTTACGAATGCGTGCAGCAGTGCCCGAAAGGGGTCGCGCCGCTCGAACAGATTCTCAAGCTGCGCAAGATGGCCGTCGACGCAGGCTTCACGAACAACGCCGGCACGCGTCACGCGGACGCGTTCGCGGAGTCCGTTCGCGACAGCGGCAGGCTCAACGAACTAACGCTGATGCCGAAATCGACCGGGTTCTTCAACATCGTCGGGCAGCTCAAGACGTTGCCGTCGGCATTCAACATGATGCGCGCAGGAAAGCTGCCGCCGATCATCCACCATAAGATTCCCGGCGTGCAGCGTATCAAGACGATCTTTCAACGCGTCGGAGGACGATTCAAGTGA
- a CDS encoding ABC transporter permease: MNSAFDFTGVGAVIYKEVRHILREPATLVLVLAMPLMQLLIYGYAINLHVEHVATVYHDADRGRMSAQLVAVLNRTATFHVVGSVASTGALRAALVSGKARVGFDIPAGFSRDVERGRPVTVPMLVDGSDAGIAQAAYGSAAQIGGAFSAWLDPLGESPAVEIRATTLFNPSLRTPNFLVPGLIGLVMQNITMILTALSIVNERDRGTLEQMRMTPIGSGAVVLGKLIPYGVVGYLDLLLVLIVMRTVFAVPVAGSVGLLLALSVPFVMTGLGLGLLVSTVARSQLQAVLMTVFFLLPSFLLSGMFFEIDLMPAPARLISYALPMTYFLEILRGIIVRGAGFVDLWVPAVVTVAFGVGTLALASLRFAARPS; encoded by the coding sequence GTGAACTCCGCGTTCGACTTCACCGGTGTGGGCGCGGTGATCTATAAGGAAGTACGCCACATCCTGCGCGAGCCCGCGACGCTCGTGCTCGTCCTCGCGATGCCGCTCATGCAGCTGCTCATCTACGGCTATGCCATCAACCTGCACGTCGAGCACGTTGCCACGGTCTACCACGATGCGGATCGCGGGCGCATGTCCGCGCAGCTCGTCGCCGTTTTGAATCGAACGGCAACGTTCCATGTGGTCGGGAGCGTTGCATCGACGGGGGCGCTGCGCGCGGCACTCGTCAGTGGAAAAGCGCGCGTTGGCTTCGATATCCCGGCGGGGTTCTCGCGCGACGTAGAGCGCGGACGCCCCGTAACCGTGCCGATGCTGGTCGACGGCTCGGACGCCGGCATCGCGCAGGCTGCCTACGGCAGCGCCGCGCAGATCGGCGGTGCGTTCTCCGCGTGGCTCGACCCGCTGGGTGAGAGCCCCGCCGTTGAGATTCGCGCGACGACGCTCTTCAATCCATCGCTGCGTACGCCGAACTTTCTCGTCCCGGGCCTGATCGGTCTCGTGATGCAGAACATCACGATGATCCTCACCGCGCTCTCGATCGTCAACGAGCGGGACCGGGGGACGCTCGAGCAGATGCGGATGACGCCGATCGGGTCCGGGGCCGTCGTCCTGGGCAAGCTGATCCCATACGGCGTCGTCGGTTACCTCGACTTGCTACTCGTGCTGATCGTAATGCGCACGGTCTTTGCCGTGCCGGTCGCTGGCAGCGTCGGACTGCTTCTCGCCCTGAGCGTCCCGTTCGTGATGACGGGGCTTGGCTTGGGACTGCTGGTCTCGACGGTCGCGCGGTCCCAACTCCAAGCCGTCCTCATGACGGTATTCTTCCTCTTGCCGTCGTTCTTGCTCTCGGGCATGTTTTTTGAGATCGATCTCATGCCGGCACCCGCCCGCCTGATCAGCTACGCCCTACCTATGACGTATTTTTTGGAGATTCTGCGGGGTATCATCGTGCGAGGTGCCGGTTTTGTCGACCTCTGGGTTCCGGCCGTGGTAACGGTTGCTTTTGGCGTGGGAACGCTCGCGCTGGCCAGCCTCCGCTTCGCGGCAAGGCCGTCGTAG
- a CDS encoding DUF2203 domain-containing protein — MKWFSPERANALIPRLAPLVDELLAHRRELAIKLLENDPALHGSPAPGAHLARPRSPFGMPRFGDLKGEIVRLIHRIESFGCIVKDIDLGLIDFPSLRENVPVYLCWKAGEPEVTFWHATDTGFQEREPIDFV; from the coding sequence GTGAAGTGGTTTTCGCCCGAGCGGGCCAACGCCCTCATCCCGAGGCTCGCGCCGCTCGTGGACGAGCTGCTCGCGCACCGGCGGGAGTTGGCCATCAAACTGCTCGAGAACGATCCGGCGCTGCACGGGTCGCCCGCTCCCGGCGCACACCTCGCCCGCCCGCGCTCGCCGTTCGGCATGCCGAGATTTGGGGACCTGAAGGGTGAGATCGTTCGGCTCATTCACCGCATCGAATCCTTTGGCTGTATCGTCAAAGATATCGATCTCGGTCTCATTGATTTTCCATCGCTTCGTGAGAACGTGCCCGTCTATCTCTGCTGGAAAGCCGGCGAGCCGGAGGTGACGTTCTGGCACGCTACCGACACGGGTTTTCAGGAGCGCGAGCCAATCGATTTCGTATAA
- a CDS encoding gluconeogenesis factor YvcK family protein, which produces MRARALPALRWLLPGTGVKRWLLVSALGIAMLADAADRWIVAQGNALNLNEMLDGIVDDYFAPGDLTWILSILGIVLLCAGTVFALRALFRAARQRGTQESLRLREGYKIVAIGGGTGLSTLLRGLKRRTSNLTAIVTVSDDGGSSGRLTKELGVLPPGDIRNCLVALADDEALVTELFRYRFNEGEGLSGHSFGNIFLAAMTGITGNFDRAIQESSRVLNIVGRVLPATLGQARLCAELKDGSTVYGESRIPLANQPIERVFLEPASVQPLEQALSEIGAADAIVLGPGSLYTSILPNLLVEGIARAIAASHAVKIYVCNVMTQPGETTNMTAADHVQALLANARENVCEYVIINDEPPKRLLAAYAEEGQGPVTPDAERIAEMGLTPVPAAVISETENVRHDPERLASVVLTVINRHVADRATFVKPSSAYRRTSRAAAP; this is translated from the coding sequence ATGCGCGCGCGAGCGCTGCCCGCACTACGCTGGCTTCTGCCCGGGACCGGCGTCAAGCGCTGGCTTCTCGTCAGCGCGCTTGGCATCGCGATGCTCGCCGACGCAGCGGATCGCTGGATCGTCGCACAAGGGAACGCGCTGAATCTCAACGAGATGCTCGACGGCATCGTCGACGATTACTTCGCTCCGGGGGATCTGACGTGGATCCTCAGTATCCTCGGCATCGTGCTGCTCTGCGCCGGCACGGTTTTCGCGCTGCGGGCGCTCTTTCGCGCGGCACGCCAGCGCGGTACGCAAGAGAGTCTGCGATTGCGCGAAGGCTACAAAATCGTCGCGATCGGCGGCGGTACCGGGCTCTCGACGCTTTTGCGTGGCTTGAAACGGCGCACGAGCAATCTCACGGCAATCGTCACCGTCAGCGATGACGGCGGCTCGTCCGGGCGACTGACCAAGGAGCTGGGCGTCTTGCCGCCGGGGGACATTCGCAACTGCCTCGTCGCCCTGGCCGACGACGAAGCGCTCGTCACGGAGCTCTTTCGCTATCGATTCAACGAAGGCGAAGGGCTCTCGGGGCACAGCTTCGGCAATATCTTCTTGGCGGCGATGACGGGCATCACGGGCAACTTCGACCGCGCGATTCAGGAGTCGAGCCGGGTGCTCAACATCGTGGGGCGCGTTCTCCCGGCGACGCTCGGTCAGGCACGGCTCTGCGCGGAGCTAAAGGACGGGAGTACCGTCTACGGTGAGTCGCGCATTCCGCTGGCCAACCAGCCCATCGAGCGCGTCTTTCTCGAACCCGCGAGCGTGCAGCCGTTGGAGCAGGCGCTTTCGGAGATCGGCGCCGCTGACGCGATCGTGCTCGGTCCGGGATCGCTCTACACGTCGATCCTTCCAAACCTCTTGGTCGAGGGCATCGCTCGAGCCATCGCCGCTTCGCACGCGGTGAAGATCTATGTCTGCAACGTGATGACTCAACCCGGCGAGACCACGAACATGACGGCGGCCGATCACGTCCAGGCGCTGCTTGCCAACGCGCGCGAGAACGTTTGCGAGTACGTCATCATCAACGACGAGCCGCCCAAACGCCTCCTCGCCGCGTACGCGGAAGAAGGGCAAGGGCCGGTGACGCCGGACGCCGAGCGCATCGCGGAGATGGGCCTCACCCCCGTGCCCGCCGCCGTCATCAGCGAAACCGAGAACGTGCGCCACGATCCCGAGCGCTTGGCGAGCGTCGTGCTGACCGTTATCAACCGCCACGTCGCCGATCGCGCGACGTTCGTGAAGCCGTCGAGCGCGTATCGAAGGACGAGCCGGGCCGCGGCGCCGTAG
- a CDS encoding FAD-dependent oxidoreductase, with amino-acid sequence MIFDHDVIVVGAGLAGMRAALEAARSGADVAVVSKVHPVRSHSNAAQGGINAALGEGDSWESHAYDTIKGSDYLADQDAVEVMCEEAPNDIIEFEHMGVIFYRNADGRLGTRAFGGASQARTYFVGDITGQALLITLYDQILKAGVKVYEEWFGTTLFLENGTCRGLVALELLTGELHLLRAKAVIDAAGGGGRLYEPSTNALICTGDGYSLAYRAGAPLMDMEMVQYHPTTLAGSGFLMTEAARGEGAYLLDGNGERFLKQYAPTKMELAARDVISRAETKEIAAGHGVNGNVLLDLRHLGRDVILKKLPQIHEMALDYLGIDMIEKPVPVRPGMHYMMGGVKTDVNGATSVPGLYAAGEVANVSVHGGNRLGANSLLDTIVFGRRSGKAAAAYVKSVTPSQGGDDLLRSEQARLQALLARPYQGETYAHLRLDLATMMDQKVGVYRDEAGLLSALEQLAEFRKRYELVAVGDKGRVYNQALQFVLELGFLLDCGEAVIRGALLRKESRGAQARTDYPERDDAQWLKHILLTYRAGAEPDVSYLPVTITRWKPEVRSY; translated from the coding sequence ATGATCTTCGATCACGACGTGATCGTCGTCGGAGCGGGCTTGGCGGGAATGCGCGCGGCGCTGGAAGCGGCGCGCAGCGGCGCCGACGTTGCTGTCGTCTCGAAAGTCCACCCCGTGCGCAGCCATTCGAATGCGGCGCAAGGCGGCATCAATGCCGCGCTCGGCGAGGGAGACAGCTGGGAGTCCCATGCCTACGACACGATCAAGGGCAGCGACTACCTCGCCGACCAAGATGCCGTCGAAGTCATGTGCGAAGAGGCTCCGAACGACATCATCGAGTTCGAGCACATGGGCGTGATCTTCTATAGGAATGCCGATGGGCGTCTCGGAACGCGCGCCTTCGGGGGTGCTTCGCAGGCGCGGACGTACTTCGTCGGCGACATCACCGGCCAAGCGTTGCTGATCACGCTCTACGACCAAATTCTCAAAGCCGGCGTCAAGGTATACGAGGAGTGGTTCGGCACGACGCTTTTCCTCGAGAACGGCACCTGCCGCGGTCTCGTCGCCCTCGAGCTGCTCACCGGCGAGCTGCATCTCTTGCGCGCCAAAGCCGTCATCGACGCTGCCGGGGGCGGCGGGCGTCTTTACGAACCGAGCACGAACGCGCTGATCTGCACCGGTGACGGATACTCGCTCGCATACCGCGCGGGAGCGCCGCTCATGGACATGGAGATGGTGCAGTACCATCCGACGACGCTTGCCGGCAGCGGATTCCTCATGACGGAAGCGGCGCGCGGAGAGGGCGCATATCTGCTCGATGGCAACGGAGAGCGTTTCCTCAAACAATACGCCCCGACGAAGATGGAGCTCGCGGCGCGCGACGTCATCTCGCGAGCGGAGACGAAAGAGATCGCGGCGGGTCACGGCGTCAACGGAAACGTTTTGCTCGACCTACGCCACCTCGGGCGCGACGTCATCTTGAAGAAGCTCCCGCAAATCCACGAGATGGCGCTCGACTATCTCGGCATCGACATGATCGAGAAGCCGGTACCGGTGCGGCCGGGAATGCATTATATGATGGGCGGGGTCAAGACCGATGTCAACGGCGCGACCAGCGTCCCGGGTCTGTACGCGGCGGGAGAAGTCGCCAACGTCAGCGTCCACGGCGGCAACCGGCTGGGTGCGAATTCGCTGCTCGACACGATCGTCTTTGGACGACGCAGCGGCAAAGCGGCCGCCGCCTACGTCAAAAGCGTGACCCCGTCGCAGGGCGGTGACGATCTCCTACGCTCGGAGCAGGCACGCCTGCAGGCGCTGCTTGCGCGGCCGTACCAGGGCGAAACATACGCGCATCTGCGCCTCGATCTCGCAACGATGATGGACCAGAAGGTTGGCGTGTACCGCGACGAAGCGGGCCTGCTCTCCGCGCTCGAGCAACTGGCGGAGTTTCGCAAGCGCTACGAGCTGGTCGCCGTTGGCGACAAAGGGCGCGTCTACAACCAGGCGCTGCAGTTCGTGCTGGAGCTGGGATTCTTGCTCGATTGCGGCGAGGCGGTGATTCGTGGCGCCTTGTTGCGCAAGGAGAGCCGCGGAGCGCAAGCACGCACGGACTATCCCGAGCGCGACGACGCGCAGTGGCTCAAGCACATCCTGCTGACGTATCGCGCCGGCGCCGAGCCCGACGTTTCGTATCTTCCCGTCACGATCACGCGGTGGAAACCGGAGGTTCGCAGCTACTGA
- a CDS encoding carboxypeptidase-like regulatory domain-containing protein — protein sequence MRILSRSALGLLVMTLLVACNADQLPPPGQYSTVSGHIMDRATNQPVAGAVVTVDTVLTATTDATGAFSIDKVPAGTLDYTVKADGYTLVSATATAEPGKPFTLDVALERAASAP from the coding sequence ATGCGCATCCTTTCGCGGTCCGCGCTCGGCCTTCTCGTGATGACGCTGCTCGTGGCGTGCAACGCCGATCAGCTGCCGCCGCCCGGCCAGTACAGCACGGTGAGCGGGCACATCATGGACCGCGCGACGAACCAGCCCGTGGCCGGCGCCGTCGTGACGGTCGACACCGTTCTCACGGCGACGACGGACGCGACCGGCGCCTTTTCGATCGACAAGGTTCCGGCGGGGACGCTCGATTACACCGTGAAAGCCGACGGCTACACACTCGTCTCGGCGACGGCAACCGCGGAACCGGGGAAGCCTTTCACCCTGGACGTTGCGTTGGAACGCGCGGCAAGCGCGCCGTAG